The Haloarcula sp. DT43 genome includes a region encoding these proteins:
- a CDS encoding DsrE/DsrF/TusD sulfur relay family protein — protein MAYIGFLLTGGPFDSERWRTAYELGRAALDAGHEVTYFHYLDGALVPVADQSFPDCSDSGLYDEMPTAKFQELISDGAEVICCGLCVDARGIDADADYPDGVEVGLLPDLADVLGEADRVVSL, from the coding sequence ATGGCTTACATCGGGTTCCTCCTGACCGGCGGGCCCTTCGACAGCGAGCGCTGGCGGACCGCCTACGAACTCGGGCGGGCAGCGCTGGACGCGGGTCACGAGGTGACGTACTTCCACTACCTCGACGGCGCGCTCGTCCCGGTCGCCGACCAGTCCTTCCCGGACTGCTCGGACTCGGGGCTGTACGACGAGATGCCGACGGCGAAGTTCCAGGAACTCATCTCGGACGGCGCGGAGGTCATCTGCTGCGGGCTCTGCGTCGACGCGCGCGGCATCGACGCCGACGCGGACTATCCCGACGGCGTCGAGGTGGGACTGCTCCCCGACCTCGCCGACGTCCTCGGGGAGGCTGACCGGGTGGTCTCGCTATGA